In one Streptomyces sp. NBC_01241 genomic region, the following are encoded:
- a CDS encoding LLM class F420-dependent oxidoreductase, with the protein MRLGINLGYWGAGMDGDNLAVAQEADRLGYDVCWAAEAYGSDAPTVLAWVAARTESIDVGSAIMQIPARQPAMTAMTAATLDSLSGGRFRLGLGVSGPQVSEGWYGVKFDKPLARTREYVEIVRKAMSRERLSYEGQHWTLPLPDGPGKPIKLTVHPQREHIPLYIAAIGPKNLEQTGEIADGALLIFPSAEHLEDTAVKYLRAGREKAGKTMEGFDVCPTLPLAVGDDVNGLADMFRPYTALYVGGMGSRKQNFYNQLAQRMGYEKEAAEIQDKYLSGDKSGAAAAVPHQLIDQTTLLGPVERIAERMQAYAAAGVTTLTLAPAGFTLDERITALRAGTEALERSGLA; encoded by the coding sequence ATGCGGCTCGGCATCAATCTCGGTTACTGGGGTGCGGGAATGGACGGCGACAACCTCGCCGTCGCCCAGGAGGCCGACCGGCTCGGATACGACGTCTGCTGGGCGGCCGAGGCGTACGGCTCCGACGCGCCGACGGTGCTCGCCTGGGTCGCCGCCCGGACCGAATCCATCGACGTCGGCTCCGCGATCATGCAGATCCCGGCCCGCCAGCCCGCGATGACGGCGATGACCGCCGCCACCCTCGACTCGCTCTCCGGCGGCCGGTTCCGGCTCGGCCTCGGCGTGTCGGGACCGCAGGTCTCCGAGGGCTGGTACGGCGTCAAGTTCGACAAGCCGCTGGCCCGCACCCGGGAGTACGTGGAGATCGTCCGCAAGGCGATGTCCCGTGAGCGGCTGTCGTACGAGGGTCAGCACTGGACGCTCCCGCTGCCCGACGGCCCGGGCAAGCCCATCAAGCTCACCGTCCACCCGCAGCGCGAGCACATTCCGCTCTACATCGCCGCGATCGGCCCGAAGAACCTGGAACAGACCGGCGAGATCGCCGACGGGGCGCTGCTCATCTTCCCCTCGGCGGAGCACCTCGAGGACACCGCCGTGAAGTACCTGCGGGCGGGCCGCGAGAAGGCCGGGAAGACCATGGAGGGCTTCGACGTCTGCCCGACCCTGCCGCTCGCCGTCGGTGACGACGTCAACGGCCTCGCGGACATGTTCCGTCCGTACACCGCGCTGTATGTGGGCGGCATGGGCAGCCGCAAGCAGAACTTCTACAACCAGCTCGCGCAGCGCATGGGCTACGAGAAGGAAGCCGCCGAGATCCAGGACAAGTACCTGTCCGGCGACAAGAGCGGCGCCGCCGCGGCCGTCCCGCACCAGCTGATCGACCAGACCACGCTGCTCGGTCCGGTCGAGCGGATCGCCGAGCGGATGCAGGCGTACGCCGCGGCGGGGGTCACGACACTGACCCTGGCTCCGGCCGGGTTCACGCTCGACGAGCGGATCACGGCTCTGCGGGCCGGCACGGAGGCGCTGGAGCGGTCCGGGCTCGCGTAG
- a CDS encoding aldo/keto reductase produces the protein MEQRHLGRTGLRVSRIGLGTLTWGRDTDEHDAAEQLKAFWEAGGTLVDTADVYGGGEAEYLLGRLTEGLVPRQDLVIATKAGGVADPYRRFNGSRGHLLAALDASLARLGTDYVDLWQVHAFDPVTPLEETLQAVDLAVSTGRVRYAGVSNFCGWQLAKAATWQLASPGLRTRLASTQMEYSLLQRGVEREVLPAARDLGVGLLPSSPLGRGVLTGKYRTGTPADSRGASELLAPFVEPYLDDPASRIVDAVSTAADGLATTALQVALAWVRDRPGVVAPIVGARNAQQLTEALSVEALSLPDEICQALDDVSAPVHRYPDQDWSTL, from the coding sequence ATGGAGCAGAGGCATCTCGGCCGCACCGGCCTTCGAGTGTCCCGGATCGGGCTCGGCACCCTCACCTGGGGCCGGGACACCGACGAGCATGACGCTGCCGAACAGCTGAAAGCCTTCTGGGAGGCGGGCGGCACGCTGGTCGACACGGCTGATGTGTACGGCGGTGGGGAGGCCGAATATTTGCTCGGGCGGCTCACCGAGGGTCTGGTGCCGCGGCAGGATCTGGTCATCGCCACGAAGGCCGGCGGCGTGGCCGACCCGTACCGCCGGTTCAACGGCTCGCGCGGTCATCTGCTGGCCGCGCTGGACGCCTCCCTGGCACGGCTCGGCACGGATTACGTGGACCTGTGGCAGGTGCACGCCTTCGACCCGGTGACCCCGCTGGAGGAGACCCTTCAGGCGGTGGACCTGGCGGTGTCGACCGGCCGTGTCCGGTACGCGGGGGTGTCGAACTTCTGCGGCTGGCAGCTGGCCAAGGCGGCGACCTGGCAGCTCGCCTCGCCCGGGTTGCGCACCCGGCTGGCGAGCACCCAGATGGAATACTCCCTGTTGCAGCGGGGCGTGGAACGCGAGGTCCTGCCGGCCGCGCGCGATCTGGGGGTGGGGCTGCTGCCCTCCTCTCCGCTGGGCAGGGGGGTCCTGACCGGCAAATACCGGACGGGCACTCCGGCGGACTCGCGCGGCGCCTCGGAGCTGCTGGCCCCGTTCGTCGAGCCGTATCTCGACGACCCGGCGAGCCGCATCGTGGACGCGGTGTCCACCGCGGCCGACGGCCTGGCCACGACGGCGCTCCAGGTGGCTCTCGCCTGGGTGCGGGACCGGCCGGGGGTGGTGGCCCCGATCGTCGGAGCGCGCAACGCGCAGCAGCTCACGGAGGCATTGTCAGTGGAGGCGCTTAGTCTTCCTGACGAGATCTGCCAGGCGCTCGACGACGTGTCGGCGCCCGTGCACCGCTATCCCGACCAGGACTGGAGCACGCTGTGA